A region from the Linepithema humile isolate Giens D197 chromosome 1, Lhum_UNIL_v1.0, whole genome shotgun sequence genome encodes:
- the LOC105668608 gene encoding peptidyl-tRNA hydrolase 2, mitochondrial isoform X2 gives MTNKNSSDDLDETDAEVDDVQDAQRDDAVFLNTGEFDKYEYDYFKLVLVIRTDLKMGKGKVAAQCSHAAVAAYKTARRVSSKAVKIWEKCGQAKIILKVDSEAELMKIAKQAKDMGLISNMIQDAGHTQIPAGSRTVCAIGPGPAKLIDQVTGHLKLF, from the exons ATgacgaataaaaattcatcGGATGATTTAGATGAAACGGATGCTGAAGTAGATGATGTACAAGATGCTCAACGAGATGATGCA GTATTCTTAAACACTGgtgaatttgataaatatgaatatgattATTTCAAGTTGGTTCTGGTAATTAGAACAGATTTGAAAATGGGAAAAGGAAAAGTAGCAGCACAGTGCTCTCATGCTGCTGTTGCAGCATATAAAACTGCTAGAAGAGTGTCATCAAAAGCTGTAAAAATCTGGGAAAAATGTGGTCAAGCTAAGATCATTCTTAag gTGGATAGTGAAGCTGAACTTATGAAAATAGCGAAACAAGCTAAAGATATGGGCCTCATATCGAACATGATACAGGATGCAGGACATACACAGATACCAGCAGGAAGTAGAACGGTATGCGCAATTGGACCAGGTCCAGCGAAATTGATAGATCAAGTAACTggtcatttaaaattattttaa
- the LOC105668608 gene encoding peptidyl-tRNA hydrolase 2, mitochondrial isoform X1 — MTSNVNDIVQTTVTQAIDPNIAFIAAIVFGYCLYRFIIMTNKNSSDDLDETDAEVDDVQDAQRDDAVFLNTGEFDKYEYDYFKLVLVIRTDLKMGKGKVAAQCSHAAVAAYKTARRVSSKAVKIWEKCGQAKIILKVDSEAELMKIAKQAKDMGLISNMIQDAGHTQIPAGSRTVCAIGPGPAKLIDQVTGHLKLF; from the exons ATGACATCGAATGTGAATGACATTGTTCAAACAACTGTAACACAAGCTATAGATCCGAATATTGCATTCATCGCCGCAATTGTTTTCGGttattgtttatatagatTCATTATTATgacgaataaaaattcatcGGATGATTTAGATGAAACGGATGCTGAAGTAGATGATGTACAAGATGCTCAACGAGATGATGCA GTATTCTTAAACACTGgtgaatttgataaatatgaatatgattATTTCAAGTTGGTTCTGGTAATTAGAACAGATTTGAAAATGGGAAAAGGAAAAGTAGCAGCACAGTGCTCTCATGCTGCTGTTGCAGCATATAAAACTGCTAGAAGAGTGTCATCAAAAGCTGTAAAAATCTGGGAAAAATGTGGTCAAGCTAAGATCATTCTTAag gTGGATAGTGAAGCTGAACTTATGAAAATAGCGAAACAAGCTAAAGATATGGGCCTCATATCGAACATGATACAGGATGCAGGACATACACAGATACCAGCAGGAAGTAGAACGGTATGCGCAATTGGACCAGGTCCAGCGAAATTGATAGATCAAGTAACTggtcatttaaaattattttaa